In Leishmania panamensis strain MHOM/PA/94/PSC-1 chromosome 6 sequence, the following proteins share a genomic window:
- a CDS encoding hypothetical protein (TriTrypDB/GeneDB-style sysID: LpmP.06.0420), translating to MDAFSRSKSYSQATSTSTPPPPRAGAAAPQQQHVFKNILKSVESHVRVMSAVERTATSSSYTSLRIRQPESDGAGGSSTVSSSQGPQSSQSTAEWSQPFNITRVHRGGTTTRFYEEVVAPCVSNCTSGQSYVFLVSGPPESGRSQTLYGSPHHSELGIVELAAADLLERMSSRGKVIMRNRRDRPDAMGKENEAVNGTQSSTSANNGREDVSELTVTGGITVTYAAFTTRGGKMVEAEASEPVPLVEFPPPLGLVPLPRMRLLEDASKAVLLPERKHVDTSCVIQFHVYAPVDSTGRRSMATLTFVDVAAIREPLCKEVSHLIDTVERVAGVSTSGGDPNFKETKLTTLLEPVLVGYITLVSITTVSGRADLYESTCTALRFASNLSRIHQVLMLIHMNAPRWIFDTAVSLEQLRVRRDQLMAEHYARGVYDYYERTSRWLQANMSDAGGSVERLLQETAHLRKEIARSVEDIAKELQAAIEKEDAGCRAEVEAARTAYEATSRLFDEVRRLDEIITAQQQKISQTDMQSSQRISEMRLEISTLEAKAGNRQQQMQQLEKEMRLYLLKSGEVAATLSKEAENTQYVQSSYAMSHELLQIGRKRKRLETDLELASRVAQRTTDTMRVDRERRSRISRLSAMQQRVHSLRDTVRYSTSNPTTAPSQPPQQPLERTLPGVSRPGQAQ from the coding sequence ATGGACGCCTTCAGCCGCAGTAAGTCGTACAGCCAGGCGACCTCAACCTccaccccgcccccaccGCGTGCCGgggccgccgcgccacagcagcagcacgtcttCAAAAACATCCTGAAGAGCGTAGAGAGCCATGTGCGGGTCATGTCAGCGGTGGAACGGACGGCGACGTCGTCGAGCTACACATCGCTGCGTATTCGCCAGCCGgagagcgacggcgcaggtggtagcagcaccgtctcttCATCGCAGGGCCCGCAGAGCAGCCAGTCCACCGCTGAGTGGTCGCAGCCTTTCAACATCACCCGTGTTcaccgcggcggcacgaCAACACGCTTCTACGAGGAGGTGGTTGCGCCGTGTGTGTCAAACTGCACGTCCGGACAGAGCTACGTCTTTCTAGTGAGCGGGCCACCTGAGAGCGGTCGAAGCCAGACCCTCTACGGCAGCCCTCACCACAGCGAGCTGGGCATCGTGGAGCTGGCGGCAGCCGACTTACTGGAGCGAATGTCGTCCCGGGGCAAGGTCATCATGCGCAACCGTCGTGATCGCCCAGATGCCATGGGGAAGGAAAACGAAGCAGTCAACGGCACACAGTCGTCGACCTCCGCCAACAACGGGCGGGAGGATGTGTCGGAGCTGACCGTGACGGGTGGCATCACCGTCACCTacgccgccttcaccacTCGCGGAGGCAAGATGGTTGAGGCGGAGGCCAGTGAGCCTGTACCGCTCGTCGAGTTCCCGCCACCTCTGGGACTGGTGCCGCTCCCCCGCATGCGACTGCTCGAGGACGCCAGCAAAGCGGTCCTGCTCCCCGAGCGCAAGCACGTGGATACGTCATGTGTGATCCAGTTCCATGTATACGCGCCAGTAGACTCAACAGGGCGGCGGTCCATGGCGACACTGACCTTCGTCGATGTCGCCGCGATCCGCGAGCCACTGTGCAAGGAAGTGTCGCATCTCATCGACACTGTAGAGCGGGTGGCCGGTGTCtccaccagcggcggtgacccCAACTTCAAGGAGACGAAGCTGACGACCTTGCTAGAGCCTGTGCTAGTGGGGTACATCACTCTCGTTTCCATTACCACTGTCAGCGGCCGCGCCGACCTCTACGAGTCCACGTGCACAGCATTGCGCTTCGCCAGCAACCTCAGTCGCATTCACCAAGTTCTCATGCTCATCCACATGAATGCTCCGCGATGGATCTTCGACACGGCAGTGAgcctggagcagctgcgggtgcGCCGTGATCAACTCATGGCGGAACACTACGCCCGTGGAGTGTACGATTATTACGAGCGCACCTCACGCTGGCTGCAAGCCAACATGAGCGAtgctggcggcagcgtcgagcgcctgctgcaggagacggCCCATCTTCGCAAGGAAATCGCGCGCTCTGTGGAGGACATAGCGAAGGAGCTCCAGGCAGCCATTGAAAAGGAGGACGCGGGCTGCCGggctgaggtggaggcggcgcggaCGGCTTACGAGGCCACGTCGCGACTGTTCGACGAGGTGCGGCGGCTGGACGAGATCATCACCGCCCAGCAACAGAAGATATCTCAGACGGACATGCAGAGCAGCCAGCGGATTAGCGAGATGAGGCTAGAGATATCCACCCTAGAGGCCAAGGCCGGAAACCGCCAACagcagatgcagcagctggagaaggagatgAGGCTCTATTTGCTGAAGAGCGGCGAGGTGGCAGCAACGCTGAGCAAGGAAGCGGAGAACACGCAATATGTGCAGAGTAGCTACGCCATGTCtcacgagctgctgcaaATTGGACGCAAGCGGAAGCGTCTTGAGACTGATTTGGAGCTGGCGTCGCGCGTGGCACAGCGCACGACGGACACGATGCGGGTGGATCGTGAGCGGCGCTCGCGCATTTCGCGGCTGagcgcgatgcagcagcgcgttcaTTCCCTGCGCGACACAGTGCGCTACTCCACAAGTAAtccgacgacggcgccatcGCAGCCCCCACAGCAGCCGTTGGAACGCACGTTGCCTGGGGTGAGTCGCCCCGGCCAGGCTCagtag